Part of the Pseudomonas chlororaphis genome, GGTTTTTAGGAGCGCTGTAATGCCTGACATCTATCACTTCTTCCAGCAGCTGGTTAACGGCCTGACCGTTGGCAGCACGTATGCCCTGATCGCCATCGGCTATACGATGGTCTACGGCATCATTGGAATGATCAACTTCGCCCACGGCGAGGTGTACATGATCGGCTCCTACGTGGCGTTCATCGCCATCGCCGGGCTGAGCATGATGGGACTCGACAGTGTCCCGCTGTTGATGACCGCGGCTTTCATCGCGAGCATCGTGGTCACCAGTTCCTATGGCTACAGCATCGAACGGATCGCCTACCGCCCCTTGCGCGGCAGCAACCGTCTGATCCCGCTGATTTCCGCCATCGGCATGTCGATCTTCCTGCAGAACACGGTTCTGCTTTCGCAAGACTCCAAGGACAAATCCATTCCCAACCTGATTCCGGGCAACTTCGCCATCGGGCCAGGTGGCGCACATGAAGTGCTGATTTCGTACATGCAAATCGTGGTGTTCGTGGTGACCCTGCTCGCCATGCTCGGCCTCACGCTGTTCATCTCCCGCTCCCGCCTGGGCCGCGCCTGCCGCGCCTGTGCCGAAGACATCAAGATGGCCAACCTGCTGGGCATCAACACCAACAACATCATCGCCCTGACCTTCGTCATCGGTGCGGCCCTGGCGGCCGTCGCCGCGGTGCTGTTGAGCATGCAATACGGCGTGATCAACCCCAACGCCGGTTTCCTCGTCGGCCTCAAGGCCTTCACCGCCGCGGTGCTGGGTGGTATCGGCAGCATCCCCGGCGCCATGCTCGGCGGGTTGGTGCTGGGCGTAGCGGAAGCCTTTGGCGCCGATATCTTCGGCGACCAGTACAAGGACGTCGTGGCGTTCGGCTTGTTGGTTCTGGTCCTGTTATTCCGGCCGACCGGCATCCTGGGCCGTCCGGAGGTTGAAAAAGTATGACTAGGCATCTCAAATCGGCGCTTTTCAGCGCCCTGCTGGTCTGGGCCGTGGCCTACCCGGTACTCGGTCTCAAACTGACCATCGTCGGCATCAACCTGGAAGTGCACGGCACCAGCCCGGCCATCCTGATGACCATCGCCGCGTGCTCGCTGTTGATGTTCCTGCGCGTGCTGTTCAGCACCCAGATCAGCGCGGCCTGGAAGTCCTCGCCCGGCCTGCCGGTGATCCCGGCCAAGGCCAGCCACTTCCTGACCCTGCCGACCACCCAGCGTTGGATCATCCTGGCCCTGATCGTCGGCGCGCTGGTGTGGCCGTTCTTCGGTTCGCGCGGCGCGGTGGACATCGCCACGTTGATCCTGATCTACGTGATGCTCGGCCTCGGCCTGAACATCGTGGTGGGCCTGGCCGGCCTGCTGGACCTGGGCTACGTGGGCTTCTACGCCGTCGGGGCCTACAGCTATGCGCTGCTGTCCCATTACTTCGGCCTGAGCTTCTGGATCTGCCTGCCGATCGCCGGGATGATGGCCGCCACCTTCGGTTTCCTGCTGGGCTTCCCCGTGCTGCGCCTGCGGGGTGACTACCTGGCCATCGTGACCCTGGGCTTCGGCGAGATCATCCGTCTGTTCCTGCGCAACCTGACCGACATCACCGGTGGTCCGAACGGCATCAGCAACATCGAGAAGCCGACGTTCTTCGGCCTGACCTTCGAGCGCAAGGCCGCCGAAGGCCTGCAGACGTTCCACGAATACTTCGGCCTGGAATACAACTCGATCAACAAGGTCATCTTCCTCTACCTCGTTGCCCTGTTGCTGGCCCTGGCCGCGCTGTTCGTGATCAACCGCCTGCTGCGCATGCCGATCGGCCGTGCGTGGGAAGCGCTGCGCGAAGACGAGATCGCCTGCCGCGCGCTGGGGCTCAACCCGACCGTGATCAAGCTCTCGGCCTTCACCCTGGGCGCCGCCTTCGCCGGTTTCGCCGGCAGCTTCTTCGCCGCCCGCCAGGGCCTGGTGACGCCGGAGTCCTTCACCTTCATCGAGTCGGCGATCATCCTCGCCATCGTGGTGCTGGGCGGGATGGGCTCGCAGTTGGGGGTGATCCTGGCCGCCGTGGTGATGATCCTGTTGCCTGAAATGATGCGTGAATTCAGCGAATACCGCATGTTGATGTTCGGCGCCCTGATGGTGCTGATGATGATCTGGCGTCCCCAAGGTCTGCTGCCTATGCAACGCCCTCACATGGAGCTGCGCAAATGAGCCGCGAGATCCTCAAGGTTGAAAATTTGAGCATGCGCTTCGGCGGCTTGCTGGCGGTCAATGGCGTGGCCCTGACCGTGAAAGAGAAACAGGTGGTTGCCTTGATCGGGCCGAACGGCGCGGGCAAGACCACGGTGTTCAATTGCCTGACCGGCTTCTACCAGCCAACCGGCGGTAGCATCCTGCTGGACGGCGAGCCGATCCAGGGCCTGCCGGGGCACAAGATCGCCCTCAAGGGCGTGGTGCGCACCTTCCAGAACGTGCGGTTGTTCAAGGACATGACGGCGATCGAGAACCTGCTGATCGCCCAGCACCGTCACCTGAACACCAACTTCTTTGCCGGCCTGTTCAAGACCCCGTCGTTCCGCAAGAGCGAACGCGAGGCCATGGAATACGCCGAGTACTGGCTGGAGAAGGTCAACCTCAAGGAGTTCGCCAACCGGACCGCCGGCACCCTGGCCTACGGTCAGCAACGGCGCCTGGAAATCGCCCGCTGCATGATGACCCGTCCGCGGATCCTCATGCTCGACGAACCGGCCGCCGGCCTGAACCCCAAGGAAACCGAAGACCTGAAGGCACTGATCAGCGTGCTGCGCGAGGAGCACAACGTCACGGTGCTGCTGATCGAGCACGACATGAAACTGGTCATGAGCATTTCCGACCACATCGTGGTGATCAACCAGGGCACGCCCCTGGCCGACGGCACGCCGGACCAGATCCGCGACAATCCTGAAGTGATCAAAGCCTACCTGGGGGAAGCGTAAATGCTGCAGTTCGAAAACGTTTCCACCTTCTACGGCAAGATCCAGGCCCTGCACAGTGTCAACGTCGACGTCCGCCAGGGCGAAATCGTGACGCTGATCGGTGCCAACGGCGCCGGCAAGTCCACGCTGCTGATGACCCTCTGCGGTTCGCCCCAGGCCCGCAGCGGCAGCATCCGCTACATGGGCGAGGAACTGGTGGGCCAGGACTCTTCGCAGATCATGCGCAAGAGCATCGCGGTGGTGCCGGAAGGTCGTCGGGTGTTTGCCCGACTGACCGTGGAAGAAAACCTCGCCATGGGCGGGTTCTTCACCGACAAGGGCGACTATCAGGAACAGATGGACAAGGTCCTGCACCTTTTCCCACGCCTGAAAGAGCGTTTTACCCAACGCGGCGGCACCATGTCCGGCGGCGAACAGCAAATGCTCGCCATCGGCCGTGCGCTGATGAGCAAGCCCAAGCTGCTGCTGCTCGACGAGCCGTCCCTGGGGTTGGCGCCGATCATCATCCAGCAGATCTTCGACATCATCGAACAGCTGCGCAAGGATGGCGTGACGGTGTTCCTGGTGGAGCAGAACGCCAACCAGGCCCTGAAGATCGCCGACCGGGCCTACGTGCTGGAAAACGGTCGCGTAGTGATGCAAGGCAGCGGTGAAGCCTTGCTGACCGACCCGAAAGTGCGCGAGGCGTACCTGGGCGGTTAACGGTTGCAGCCAACAGAAAACGGCCTTCGGGCCGTTTTTTTTTGCACACCTGCACCGCTCCGTGGCGAGGGCGCTTGCTCCCGCTGGGAAAAAATTCAAGCACTTGCTGTAACACTTCCCCACATCCCGTCTCTAGTTCAGCAGACCGGCGCTCACGCCGGTTCATTTCCCAAGAAGAACTGGAGAACATCATGTCCGCTACCACCCGCACCCTGTCCGCTTCCGCCCTGGTCCTGGCCCTGGGTTCCGCGCTGAGCATCGCCGCCGTATCGACCGCCCACGCCGCTCACGACAACATGGAAAAATGCTTTGGCGTCGCCATGAAAGGGCAAAACAACTGCGCCGCCGGGGCGGGCACGACCTGTGCCGGCACCGCCAAGATGGACTACCAGGGCAACGCCTGGAAACTCGTCCCGAAAGGCACTTGCATGACCACCGAAAGCAAAACGTCGCCGACCGGTTTCGGCCAGCTCGAAGCCTTCAAAGCCAAGTCCTGATCCCCTGGCTGCCTGAGTGTCTATCATGACCACGTCTTGCAAACCTGCTGTCCCCGGCGCCCAGGCAGCCCGAGTCGAGCTCCCGCCCCGTGCCGGGCTGGGGCTCAAGACCGGGCACTTCCAAGCAGTGCTCGGTTCAAGGCCCGATATCGGTTTCTTTGAAGTCCACGCCGAAAACTACATGGTGGCCGGCGGCCCGTTTCATCATTACCTGGGTTTGATCCGCGAACACTATCCGCTGTCGCTGCACGGCGTCGGCCTGTCCATCGGCACCGAGGGCAAGCTGGATGAGGTGCACCTCAAGCGCCTCGCCGAACTGATCGAACGCTATCAACCCCAAGCCTTTTCCGAACACCTGGCCTGGTCGAGCCATGGCCCGGTGTTTCTCAACGACCTGCTGCCCCTGGCCTACGACGCGCAAACGCTGGACCGCGTCTGCGACCACATCGAACACGTGCAGGAAACCCTCAAGCGCCCGATGTTGCTGGAAAACCCGGCGACCTACCTGGCATTCGAACGCTCGACCATTGACGAGCCCGACTTCCTCGGCGATGTCATCCGCCGCACCGGTTGCGGCCTGCTACTGGACGTCAACAACCTCTACGTGTCCTGCGTCAACCACCAGCGCGATCCCCTGGCTTATCTCGATGCCTTGCCGCTGCACGCCGTGGGCGAGATACACCTGGCCGGGTTTGCCGAAGATGCCGACAGCCTGGGTGACCGTTTACTGATCGACGACCATGGCGCCCCCATCGACCTGGCGGTCTGGGCGTTGTATCGGCAAGTGCTGAAGCGCATCGGTCCGGTGGCAACCCTGATCGAGCGAGATAACCAAGTACCGGCCTTCAGCGTCTTGCAGGAGGAAGCCCGCCAGGCCGACGAACTGCTGCACGGCGCGCGGAGGCTGATATGAGCAGCCAGGCCACATTCGCCGCCGCCCTGCTCGACCCCCGGCAGGCGTGCCCACCCGGTTTGTGCTGCGCCAACGGCGCCGACCCGGCGAGCCGCTTCGCGGTGTATCGCAACAACGTCCTGGGCTCATTGATCAACGCATTGGCGGACGGCTACCCGGTGGTTCGGCAATTGGTTGGCGATGAGTTCTTCCAGGCCATGGCGGGCGTTCACGCGCAAGCCTGCGCACCCGACAGCCCACTGATGAATCGCTACGGCGCCGGCCTGGCGGATTTCATCGAGCGTTTCGAACCGGCGTCCTCCGTGCCGTACCTGGCGGATGTGGCCCGGCTGGAACGACTGCGCACACTGGCCTACCACGCCGCTGACGCCCAGGCCGCGGACCTTGGGCTCCTGGCCGCGGCACTCGCCGCCCCGCCCTCGCTGGGCACGCTGCGCGTGATGCTTCATCCGTCCGTGCACCTGCTCGCCTCAGCCTTCGCGGTCGTGGCGATCTGGGCCGCTCATCAGGCCGGGGAGACACTCGCCGGCATCGATCCGGGCCAGGCACAACAAGCCCTGGTCCTGCGCAATGGGCTCGACGTCGAAGTGTTCGCTATCGACCACGCGACATACACCTTCATCCAGCACCTGCAAAACGGCCTGTCGTTGGACCAGGCGTGGGCCTTTG contains:
- a CDS encoding branched-chain amino acid transporter permease subunit LivH (LivHMGF is the membrane component of the LIV-I/LS branched-chain amino acid transporter), which codes for MPDIYHFFQQLVNGLTVGSTYALIAIGYTMVYGIIGMINFAHGEVYMIGSYVAFIAIAGLSMMGLDSVPLLMTAAFIASIVVTSSYGYSIERIAYRPLRGSNRLIPLISAIGMSIFLQNTVLLSQDSKDKSIPNLIPGNFAIGPGGAHEVLISYMQIVVFVVTLLAMLGLTLFISRSRLGRACRACAEDIKMANLLGINTNNIIALTFVIGAALAAVAAVLLSMQYGVINPNAGFLVGLKAFTAAVLGGIGSIPGAMLGGLVLGVAEAFGADIFGDQYKDVVAFGLLVLVLLFRPTGILGRPEVEKV
- the livM gene encoding leucine/isoleucine/valine transporter permease subunit (Part of the ABC transporter complex LivFGHMJ and LivFGHMK involved in the high-affinity transport of branched-chain amino acids; LivFGHMK is specific for the transport of leucine, while LivFGHMJ is a transporter for leucine, isoleucine, and valine) yields the protein MTRHLKSALFSALLVWAVAYPVLGLKLTIVGINLEVHGTSPAILMTIAACSLLMFLRVLFSTQISAAWKSSPGLPVIPAKASHFLTLPTTQRWIILALIVGALVWPFFGSRGAVDIATLILIYVMLGLGLNIVVGLAGLLDLGYVGFYAVGAYSYALLSHYFGLSFWICLPIAGMMAATFGFLLGFPVLRLRGDYLAIVTLGFGEIIRLFLRNLTDITGGPNGISNIEKPTFFGLTFERKAAEGLQTFHEYFGLEYNSINKVIFLYLVALLLALAALFVINRLLRMPIGRAWEALREDEIACRALGLNPTVIKLSAFTLGAAFAGFAGSFFAARQGLVTPESFTFIESAIILAIVVLGGMGSQLGVILAAVVMILLPEMMREFSEYRMLMFGALMVLMMIWRPQGLLPMQRPHMELRK
- the livG gene encoding leucine/isoleucine/valine transporter ATP-binding subunit (Part of the ABC transporter complexes LivFGHMJ and LivFGHMK involved in the high-affinity transport of branched-chain amino acids; LivFGHMK is specific for the transport of leucine, while LivFGHMJ is a transporter for leucine, isoleucine, and valine), translated to MSREILKVENLSMRFGGLLAVNGVALTVKEKQVVALIGPNGAGKTTVFNCLTGFYQPTGGSILLDGEPIQGLPGHKIALKGVVRTFQNVRLFKDMTAIENLLIAQHRHLNTNFFAGLFKTPSFRKSEREAMEYAEYWLEKVNLKEFANRTAGTLAYGQQRRLEIARCMMTRPRILMLDEPAAGLNPKETEDLKALISVLREEHNVTVLLIEHDMKLVMSISDHIVVINQGTPLADGTPDQIRDNPEVIKAYLGEA
- a CDS encoding ABC transporter ATP-binding protein, which codes for MLQFENVSTFYGKIQALHSVNVDVRQGEIVTLIGANGAGKSTLLMTLCGSPQARSGSIRYMGEELVGQDSSQIMRKSIAVVPEGRRVFARLTVEENLAMGGFFTDKGDYQEQMDKVLHLFPRLKERFTQRGGTMSGGEQQMLAIGRALMSKPKLLLLDEPSLGLAPIIIQQIFDIIEQLRKDGVTVFLVEQNANQALKIADRAYVLENGRVVMQGSGEALLTDPKVREAYLGG
- a CDS encoding membrane protein encodes the protein MSATTRTLSASALVLALGSALSIAAVSTAHAAHDNMEKCFGVAMKGQNNCAAGAGTTCAGTAKMDYQGNAWKLVPKGTCMTTESKTSPTGFGQLEAFKAKS